From the Winogradskyella forsetii genome, the window TTGGGTACTCTTCTTTTTTTACCAACGATAAGCGTCCTGTCAATCGTTTTATGGAGTCGATGTTTAAATTCTTTTCTGAAATGATTTTAGTCACTTCGGAAATTTGTTCAGCTGCTAATTTTTCCCCTAGAATAGTAACGATATAGCGATCTTTCCCTTGTTGGTCCACCCAACTCTCATAATCTTGCAATGATATCGGTGTGAATTTGGCTTTGATTCCAAGCTCATAAGCCTTAAACAATAAATCCTTAAGAACAGCCGAGGATTTCTTGCCTTTTTTAATTTCAAACATGATTCCTAAAGACAAGGTGTCATGAATATTAGCTTGTCCGATATCCAACACTTTAGCATCGTATTCCGCTAAAACACCTGTTAAACTTGAGGTTAATCCTGGTTTATCCTGTCCTGATATGTTTAATAAGAAAATGTCTGTTGCCAATTTGATTTACGATTTTTGATTTACGAATTACGATATACGATTTTTGAAGTATGATGGGATTTACGATTGTTGATGGTTAATTTATGAACTCTGAACTCATAACTCGAAACCCTCAACTCAAAACTACTTCACAAACCGGCTATGCCAACTTTCACTTGCAGGCACCTCCCAATTTTCATTGAATTCTGCAATATTCGTTACGAGATTATTAAAAACAATAGTATTTTTTGAAACCGCTTTTTGTTGTGCCATTTTTTTGAAATCAATCAATGGTTTGTACGCAATAAAGTCGCCTTGCTTATAAGAGACGTTCATTTTGTCCATTAAATCCACGTTATACTGCTGTTCTAATTGTTGAATAAAATTTACCGACGCATCAATGGAACAACCCGTCGCCTTATTGAGTTGCTGGTCTAAAGCAATAACTATAAAACGTTTATAAACCAGTTTATAACCGGCTTTTAAATCTTTTCCATGGGCTGTCCAAGCTTCAATAAAGGTATCTAATTGTGTTCTCAATTGGTCCAATTCTTCGTCTGAAAACGAACGGTTCGCTTGGTAAATCCAAACTCTGGATGCTTCTGGTAAGGTATTGAAATCGACTAGCATAAATTTTTATAATTTCTAAAAGCAAAAATAACACATTACATCCAATCTCTATCCTGAGATTCGACCTTATATAATAAGAAATTGTAAATTTTAAAGGCCTCTTTTTCGTTGATGTACGGAATCTTTACCGATTTTGAAGCTGTATAAATGACAAGAGAGGTAATATATATTCGTTTTTGAAAAATAGTCTGTTTTAATTTTACAGCTTGGATTTTATGAATTTCAAGAATATTGGTTGTGGTATCAATGACGCCACTTCCAATGGTTACAAAGTCGTCGGAAATTCTATAAAACGCTTTTTTATAGGCGTAATAAACATAAAGTATCGCCAAGGGAACTAAAAGAATATTCATCCATAATAACTCAATGCCGAATAAACCTAAAAGCATACCATTGATAACCACCAGAAAAAACAACATTTTCATTGCCGAAATTCGCATAAAATAAGGTCTTGGCTTTGCGGTTTCGCCGTCGTTAATGTAATTTTTTAAGAGTTTGTTTGTTAGATAGTTGAGCTGCTCCTTTTCTAAAGCGACAATTTTAAAATTCTTTTGCTGCTTGGCATTTACCATGGCTTGTTTCACGGACAGGCTATGTAAATTAAAATACTGCTTTACCCGATTTGTGGTAATGACCAAATTCTGAATACGACTTGGCGTTAAGCTCAACGATACTTTATTGAAAAGCCCTTTGTTTATTTCTATCGTTTTCTGATGTTCCACAACTTCAAGATTAAAGTTGATGATAAAGGTTTTTACGACTGAAAATAAAAACGAAATGAATACAACAGCAATAATAATCACTACGTTAGTCACTAACAGATTAAAAAATGTATCCTCATCGAGTCTTACAAGATCTGCAATGTGATCTTCCACTTTTATAGTTTCTGAATACTGTTCAAATTCACTATAGAGTCCGAAAACAAACGCAAAAATTATTAGAAAACTTTTAAAATGATTTTCAGACAAACCTTCTAACAATAGGCGTTTTGGTGTGACTTTAAAAAATATGTTCTTTTCTTCAATGTCTTCTATCTGCGTATTGTCAACCGTTGATTTATGGAATAGCTTCTTTTTTAACAGTAAAGCGGTTGGCTTATCTAAGGCGCTGATTTCAATTTCAGATTTTTTATCGCCTGCCGTTTCTATTTTTACGGAAACTACGTCTATAACTTGCTGTAAAAAATTTTGTTTGATATAAACATTCTGAATTTTTGACTTCGGAATGATGGTATTATCTTTATTAATGATCCCTGTCGCTAAATGAAAATCGTCTTTACTCAAATGAAATTTGAAATTCAAGAATTTTAGTATGGCAATCACCAAAATAATGAGCAATACAGCGATTAATGCTAAAACCATCATCGTTGGTGTCACGTTTCCAATGGATTTGCTCTTCATTATGGAAATTCCAAAAGCAATAAAAAGCACAAAGAACTTTTTAAAAAACGTCACGGCATTAAACGCGAAAATGATAATAATGCCTTTAGAAGATTGCCTTTGTGGTTGTGAGAAATCAGTTGCTTCCATTAACCTTATTGCTAATGATTTCCTTAATTTGCTTAGCTTCGAGATGCGGCAACCCTTTGATGCTTAAATCGCTTCCTGATTCTCCTGCTGTAAAAATTTTCAGTGTTGCCAACCCGAAATGTCGTGCCAACCAACTTCGGGATTCTTCCACATGCTGAATCCTGGACATCGGCACTGTAGTTACGGAATGGACAATTAAACCTTTGGAATACACCACATCATGCTCTCGGATGGCATATTTCCGTTTTCTAAAAGCTAAAAAACTAATGATGAAATTTACAACACAAAATCCTAAGACTAAGGCAAGCATATAGCCTAAATTCAGCTGTACCTCCTCTTCCTTTTCGATAAAATAGCGTACTCCAAAAACCAAACCTATTAAAATAGCATAAAGCGCCAATTGATTCAATATTATAATTTTGAAATAGGATTTTGAAATGGATTTTAAATCAAGATCTTCAACTTTTGGTAAGCTTTCGGTGTGTAGTTCTAGATTGGTGAAGTTCATTGGTTGTTTTGATTAGGTGTTTGACTATTTTTTCGACACTCCCGAAGCGTCGGAATCACGGATTAGCTCTAATCTGGAAGAAATTCGATACGCTTTCTCATTGGACCACTTTTCATTTTAAAATTTTCCAGTCCTTTCAGATTTTAAAACCAGAAAGGTCTCTGTCTCAAAATAACATGTTTACCATCCGAATTACAACCCTAATACCATTCGCTCGGTAGCTTCAAAACAAAATTATTTTATTTTTCACTAATTCTCAAGTTGACAGTCCAAACTAAGTACAGATTGTAAATAATTAGGCATCAGCAATCAGCTCCGCAATATCCAAAACTTTAATATCTGCTTCTTTTTCTTTAAACTTAACACCATCGGTCATCATGGTATTGCAATATGGACAGCCTGTAGCGATGATTTGTGGTTGCGTCTCTAGTGCGTCTTCAGTTCTAAGCACATTGACTTCCTTATCACCTGGTTCTGCATCCTTAAACATCTGTGCGCCTCCTGCACCACAACATAAAGCTGTGCTTTTGTGGCGTTTCATTTCAACAAGCGTTGCATTGGTTTTTTTGAGCACATCCCTTGGCGCATCATACACACCATTACCCCTACCTAAATAACAGGGATCATGAAATGTGATACGTTTTCCTTTATAGGTGTTTCCTTCTAGCTTTAAACGACCAGAGCTTAACAAATCTTTTATAAACTGGGTGTGGTGAATCACTTCATAATTGCCACCAAGACCTGGATATTCATTCTTAATACAATTATAAGAATGTGGATCGCAAGTCACAATACGTTTGACTTCGTAACCATTGAGTACCTCAATATTCATAACGGCTTGCATCTGAAATAAGAACTCATTGCCAGCGCGTTTTGCCACATCGCCTGTATTGCTTTCTTCTGTTCCCAAAACGGCAAAATTGACATTTGCTTTGTTTAGAATTTTTACGAAAGCTCTCGTGATTTTCTTTGCTCTATCATCATAACTACCAGCAGAGCCCACCCAAAATAAAATTTCCGGTTGTTTGCCTTCTGCCATCATTTCTGCCATGGTTGGCACTTTTAGTTGCTCGCTCATTTTGTTATGTTTATAGGTTTATTGGGTTATGGGTTTATGGGTTTATGGGTTTATGGGTTTATGGGTTTATGGGTTTATGGGTTTATGGGTTTTAGTTTAAAACTACCCTTAATCTATTTTAGCTCTCTAAACTTTTAAACGTTTTCTTAAACTAATAAACTATTTTTCAACTCATAAACTCCACTTCTTATTCATCCTTCCATTTCAAACGGTCCATTTGGTTATAAGGCCAAGGTGCTCCGTTGTTTTCTATGTTGGTCATCATGTTATTCAGTTCCATTGGTGCGGCACTTTGCTCCATCACTAAATAACGACGCATATCCATAATAATAGATAGCGGATCAATACTTACAGGACAAGCTTCTACACATGCATTACAGGTGGTACAAGCCCAAAGTTCTTCGTTTGTAATATAGTCGCCTAAAAGTTGTTTGCCATCATCCTTGAATTCACCGTTGTTGGCATCGATATTTTTTCCGACCTCTTCCAATCGATCTCGTGTATCCATCATTATTTTACGAGGCGATAATTTCTTTCCTGTTAAATTCGCAGGACATTCACTTGTACAACGACCACATTCAGTACAGGTATAAGCACTTAGCAATTGCACTTGAGACAAGTCCATCACATCACTGGCACCAAACTTTGCTGGCACTTCATCTTCTTCAGTCTCCGCAGGTGCCGCATAAGGATCCGCATCTGGATCCATCATTAATTTCACTTCAGCTGTAACAGCATCAAGATTATTGAATTTTCCTTTTGGTACCACTTTTCCATAATACACATTTGGGAATGCCAAAAGAATATGTAAATGTTTTGAGAAGTACAAATAATTCAAGAACACAAGAATACCAACAATATGTAACCACCAAGCGGTTCTTTCAATAGTGAACAGTGTGCCTTCTGAAAAGCCTTCAAACCAAGGTGCTATAAATTGTGAAATCACATTACCTGCCTCCATATTTTGAAATGACGTATCGGTTGCGTTCATCACTAAAAACAAAATCATGAGCACCACTTCAAAATAAAGAATAATATTTCCATCGCTTTTTGGCCAGCCTTTTAAATCTGAACCCATGAAGCGTCTAATTTTAATGATATTTCTACGAATCCAAAATATAATTACCGACACCAAAACCAAAAGCGCCAATATTTCAAACGATCCAATTAAGAAACCATATACGGATTCTGGTAATATGGACAGACCTATGCGATGCGTCCCAAAGATACCATCGATAATAATTTCCAAGACTTCAATATTGATAATCACGAAGCCGACATAAACAATGACATGAAGAAAACCAGAAACCGGTCGTTTCACCATTTTGCTCTGTCCCAAAGCAATATTCACGACGTTTTTCCAACGTTCTGAAGTATGATCACTTGCATCAACTTTATGACCTAACTTAATGTTACGGATTAGCTTTTTTACATTTTTAGCAAAATAACTGATACCAGCGACTAAAACTATAGCAAAAATGATATTTGGTAAATATTCCATGGTTGGAGGGCTCTAGTTGTTATTTAATTCCTCTTGGGTTGGTTCCTCATAAGGAATCTCCCTTTTAGACAAAATACGTCTATAACGTGCAGGATGCAGCTTAATATCCAATAATAAAAGCTCTAATTCTTTTGAAGCATTTTCTAAATTATCATATAGGGATTCGTCTTTCAATAATTTACCGATAGACCCCTCTCCTGCTTCTAAACCAGATGCCAATTGATTGAATTTTAGAATCATCTCGTCAAGATTCTTAACGGTATTGGCTAGATCAGCTTCGTTTAAACCTTTGACTAAAATTGATAACTCTGCAGCTGTTTTATCAAAGTTTTCTAATAATGAGGCAATTTTTTCATCATTTTTACTAATTAAATTATTAGCGGCAAATGCAACACCCTGAAAAGATCTTAAAGTCGTATTCAACTCTGCAATAGTCTTTTTTAAACCATCTTCAGAATCATCGACAACTAAGGTATTCAAACTATTCACTAAAGTGTCTGCAGATTTAAGCGTTGTGCCCAATCCTTCACTTAAACCAGAGAAATCCTCTCCCAATGACGATATAACACCTTCCTTGACTTCGGACTTAATATAATCTCCTGGTTGCGCCATATTACCATCTGCAGCATCAATAATTGCCAATGCACTACCTCCCATTAAGCCAGTTTGGTAAAGCCTAACTATACTGTTTTTTGAAAAATTTAGCTCGGGAGTTACCGAAAAAGATACTAAGGTCTTACCGGTATCAAAATCGTATTTGATCTCTTCTATCTTTCCAATCTTGTTACCTTTAATAGTCACTGGAGAGGATTCCGTTAAACCGTTATAATCAAATTCCGTATAAAACGTATTTGAGCTTGTAAATATATCTTCGCCTTTTAAATAGGTAAATAAAAATATAAAAAGGGCGATACCAGATAAGACTAGTATTGCGGTTTTAATTTCTCTTGAAATTTTCAATGGGCTTATTTTTGATTTGAAACAAAATTAGGAATAAATATATTAATAAAATTTTTAATCTGAATCAGAATTCAAAGCTTCGGACATACTTATTCTTTTGTCCCCTTTGTAAGCCACAATAAACGCACCCGAATACGCTTTTCTAGCTTCCTCTTGAAGTCGTATTATTTCGTTATAATCTGAAGTTTTTCCACTAAAGTATTTATAAACTTTACCTGTGTAATCCCTTGTTATATCTGAAAGGCCTTTAAAATTATAGGGTTTAGGTTCCAAGTCCCTGGAGCTGGCTGCAATTTGGACCTTAAAGGTCACACCTTCTATAATTCTAGGCGGATCTTCGGCTTCGATGTCTAACTTGATTTCTGGAGTAGCACCAATGATATGACTTCCAACATTCAAATCCAATTCTTTCTTATAATCTAAAATCGCCGTTTTTATAGCGGTTGCCATTTTAGATTGTCCAGCTGTAGTATTGAGATAACTACCTTCACTTTTATTGGTCAAAAAACCAACTTCAACCAAAACACTAGGCATATAAGTGTTTCTAATGACCAATAAACTCGCTTGTTTTAATCCTCGACTCTTACGTTTGGCTTTACTTATAAAATTATCTTCTATTTTTCGTGCTAAAACAATACTTTGCTCCACATATACTTCTTGTTCAATACCAATGGCTATTGTAGATTCTGGCGAACTCGGGTCAAAACCTTCATAATTCTCCTTATAATTATCCTCTAAGAAAATCACTTCATTTTCACGTTTTGCCACATCAAAGTTACGGCCTGTATTCTTTTCCCCTAAGACAAAAGTTTCTGTTCCGCTGGCTTGTGAGCTATGCGCATTGCAATGGATGGACACAAATAAATCAGCATCTGCTTTATTGGCAATATTGGCACGTTCGTGCAACTCAATAAAAACATCAGTCTTGCGTGTGTAAATGACTTTAATGTCTGGATTTTTAGCAAGTTCCTTACCCACTTCCAAAGTTACTTTAAGTGCTATATTTTTTTCGCTATGGCCATTGCCAATATTTCCGGAATCATGACCGCCATGACCAGCATCCAAGACCACAACAAACTTATCATCTTGCGCACTTAAAGGTGCATAAGATGTTAAAGTACTTATAAATAAAAGAATGAGTAATACTATTATGGGTTTTTGTGTCGTTTGCATATTTAATTTAACGGTTTATAAACTCGGTTTATTACACTGTACTCAACGAAAGAACAGTATTTTTTAACTTTATGTTTTTAATAAATTATTCACAAAAAATATCTGTACTTTTGGCGTTTCAAAAACCGAGCCATACTTTTACAAAAATACATTTAAAAGGATTGCGTACAAATAGAATACACATACTTTTTACCATGAGTTTTATAGTGTTTATTAACACTTTTAGCTTCGCCCAAGAATTACCTAAAAAGAAACCTTCCATTCCTGCTGAACAACAGAAAGATTCTACTGCTGCTGCGGTCGATTCAATTGTTATTGATTCCATTATAAAACCACCGACAAATATTAAGGAAATTGACTCCACCAAAAAAGACTCCACCAAACAAGAAGGTCTTTTAGCGGGAATCGTCAATTATAGAGCCTCGGATTATGTGGCCTTGAATCAAAGGAAGAAAGAAATATACCTTTATAACGAAGCCGAAGTACTATATCAGGATATGGAAATTAAGGCAGGTGTTATTGTCATTGATTATAGTAAAAACCTGGTATATGCTGGTCGGATAAAAGATTCTACAGGGTATTCCCAACATCCCGTTTTTAAACAAGGCGAGAATGTTATTGAGCCAGACTCCATTGTTTTTAATACGGAAACCAAGAAAGCCTTAGTTTTTAACTCTAGAACCGAGCAGCAAGGTTTTAAAGTGTATTCTCCTATCACGAAAAAAGAAAATGATTCCGTTTATTTTATGAAAAACGGAAAGTTTACTACGGCTGAAGATGAAGAAGATCCCGAATACCAATTTGTAACCACAAAAATGAAATTGGTTCCTAATAAAAAGGTGATTGTCGGCGCGACTTACATGGAAATTTATGGTGTACCAACACCAATTGCCTTGCCTTTTGCGTTTTTCCCCATGACCAAAAAACAGACGTCTGGTATCATATTTCCCTCTTTTGGAGAAGACAATGACAGAGGTTACAATTTACAAAATGGTGGTTACTATTTTGCGATTAGCGATTATTTGGATCTGGCTGTTCTTGGGGATTATTACACCAACGGCAGTTACGGTTTACGACTGGAAAACAATTATTCCCTACGTTATAGATATAGGGGAAATGTAAGTTTTAGGTATGAAAATTTACTTCGTAGTGAGCGTGGATTCCCTGATTTTAGCCAAAGTACAATTTATAATATAAGATGGTCACATAGCCAAGATGGCAAAGCTAATCCGAGTTCACGCTTTTCAGCTTCCGTGAACTTGGGAAGTAGTACGTATTTCCAAGAATCGATTAACCAATTAAACCAGTCCAACTTTTTAAATAATACCTTGGCCTCCTCAGTGTCCTATTCAAAGACATTTTCTGGTGAGCCAGAGGTCAATGTCAGCTTAACCGCCTCTCATAGACAAAACACGAATACGGGAGATATTGATTTAACCTTACCTACATTTCAAATGTCCATGGGTAGAATTTATCCTTTTGCCCCAAAAACAGGAACAAAAAAAGGGGCGATCCATAATATTAACTTTCAGTTAAACACCAGAGGTGAATATTCCATTCAGACCAATGATTCTATATTTGGCAAAAATGAAATGTTTGATGATGCCAGAACAGGCATGCGACACAGTATCCCACTTACGACCAACTTTAAGGTATTTGATCATTTTAGCGTGAGTACCAATGCTAATTTCGAAGAAACTTGGACCGTTAAAACCGTTAAGAAACTCTGGAACCAAACTGAACAAGAGGAAGTGGAGATCGACCAAAATGGTTTTGACCGTTTTTTAACCTACAATGTAGGTGCCAGCGTTGGAACCACTATTTATGGGATGTACAATTTTGAAGAAAAAGGTGAGGATAAAAAGATAAAAGCAATTCGACATGTGATGCGACCTTCCTTAAGTTATTCAATCAGTCCGGCATTCGACCAATATTACGAAACCTATGATGTCATAGATGCAGATGGCACCACGATAGATCAAGTTGAATATACACGATTCGAAAATTCGCTATACGGACGGCCTGGCAACAACTATTCCAGTAGTGTTGGGATTTCATTAGGTAATAACCTTGAAGCTAAAATTAGGGCGAAAGATTCTACCGAAACAGAGCCTGAAAAAATATTTATTTTAAACAATCTTAATTTTTCAACCTCCTACAATATTGCAGCGGATTCTCTTAATTGGAGTCCTGTTCGAGTGAGTGGTGGTACTCAAATTTTAAATAAAAAAATGAGTATTAATTTTGGTATGACGTTGAATCCCTATGCTTTAGACAGCAATAATAGTGTGGTTAATACTTACAATATCAATAATGGCGGAAGTTTGTTTAGGCTAACATCTGCTAACATCAATATGAGCTACACCTTATCTAATGATAGCTTTTCTGGGAAGGAATCCGATGAGGACAAAGCGTCTTCTCAAGAATCTGCGCGTTCTGGCGGCCGAACGGATGATTTATTTGGCAAATCCCAAGATTTTGCAGACAAGCGACTTTCAGACAGCGATAAAAACAAGGATGATAAGGACGAAAATAACGAATTCTATAATTATAAAATGCCATGGAGCCTTCGATTGGCATATTCTGCCAATTATGGAAACACAAGACGTGAAAACCAGATTTCATCGCATTCTTTGATGTTTTCAGGAGATATCGATTTATCGCCAAGATGGAGTGTGGGTGCCTCTTCTGGTTATGATTTTTTAAATCAAGGATTTACCTATACACAACTCCGTTTTGAACGTGATTTATTAAGTTGGCGAATGAATTTTTCTTGGATCCCTTTTAGCGACCGGAGTTCATGGAATTTCTTTATCGGGATAAAATCTAGCTTACTAAAAGATTTGAAGTACGATCAACGGAGACGACCAGATCAGCAGGTTGGGAATTAGCATAAGTTTGAAGCTTGAAGCTGGAAGCAAGAAATTGGACGTGTATAAATCTAGAAAATTATCTTAAATTTGAAGTTATCGTAGAGTAATCAATCAGATTTCAGTTTCTCAAAAGACAGATACTGAAACAAGTTCAGTATAAAATGAAAAAAATAATACACACCACAAAAGCACCAGCACCAATAGGACCATACAATCAAGCGGTTTTAACAGGAAACACCTTATACACTTCTGGGCAAATTGCCTTACATCCTGAAACCATGGAATTGGTTTTGGACGATATTAAAACGGAAACCAAACAAGTTATGGAAAACATGAAAGCCGTGTTGGAAGCTGCCGACATGACATTCGAAAACGTGATCAAAACGTCCATATTCATTAGTGATATGCATAACTTTAAACAAATAAATGAAGTGTATGGCAAATACTTTAATGAAGCTACGGCACCTGCAAGAGAAACCGT encodes:
- a CDS encoding ABC transporter ATPase, whose amino-acid sequence is MLVDFNTLPEASRVWIYQANRSFSDEELDQLRTQLDTFIEAWTAHGKDLKAGYKLVYKRFIVIALDQQLNKATGCSIDASVNFIQQLEQQYNVDLMDKMNVSYKQGDFIAYKPLIDFKKMAQQKAVSKNTIVFNNLVTNIAEFNENWEVPASESWHSRFVK
- a CDS encoding PH domain-containing protein, encoding MEATDFSQPQRQSSKGIIIIFAFNAVTFFKKFFVLFIAFGISIMKSKSIGNVTPTMMVLALIAVLLIILVIAILKFLNFKFHLSKDDFHLATGIINKDNTIIPKSKIQNVYIKQNFLQQVIDVVSVKIETAGDKKSEIEISALDKPTALLLKKKLFHKSTVDNTQIEDIEEKNIFFKVTPKRLLLEGLSENHFKSFLIIFAFVFGLYSEFEQYSETIKVEDHIADLVRLDEDTFFNLLVTNVVIIIAVVFISFLFSVVKTFIINFNLEVVEHQKTIEINKGLFNKVSLSLTPSRIQNLVITTNRVKQYFNLHSLSVKQAMVNAKQQKNFKIVALEKEQLNYLTNKLLKNYINDGETAKPRPYFMRISAMKMLFFLVVINGMLLGLFGIELLWMNILLVPLAILYVYYAYKKAFYRISDDFVTIGSGVIDTTTNILEIHKIQAVKLKQTIFQKRIYITSLVIYTASKSVKIPYINEKEAFKIYNFLLYKVESQDRDWM
- a CDS encoding PH domain-containing protein, whose product is MNFTNLELHTESLPKVEDLDLKSISKSYFKIIILNQLALYAILIGLVFGVRYFIEKEEEVQLNLGYMLALVLGFCVVNFIISFLAFRKRKYAIREHDVVYSKGLIVHSVTTVPMSRIQHVEESRSWLARHFGLATLKIFTAGESGSDLSIKGLPHLEAKQIKEIISNKVNGSN
- a CDS encoding (Fe-S)-binding protein; its protein translation is MSEQLKVPTMAEMMAEGKQPEILFWVGSAGSYDDRAKKITRAFVKILNKANVNFAVLGTEESNTGDVAKRAGNEFLFQMQAVMNIEVLNGYEVKRIVTCDPHSYNCIKNEYPGLGGNYEVIHHTQFIKDLLSSGRLKLEGNTYKGKRITFHDPCYLGRGNGVYDAPRDVLKKTNATLVEMKRHKSTALCCGAGGAQMFKDAEPGDKEVNVLRTEDALETQPQIIATGCPYCNTMMTDGVKFKEKEADIKVLDIAELIADA
- a CDS encoding (Fe-S)-binding protein, which codes for MEYLPNIIFAIVLVAGISYFAKNVKKLIRNIKLGHKVDASDHTSERWKNVVNIALGQSKMVKRPVSGFLHVIVYVGFVIINIEVLEIIIDGIFGTHRIGLSILPESVYGFLIGSFEILALLVLVSVIIFWIRRNIIKIRRFMGSDLKGWPKSDGNIILYFEVVLMILFLVMNATDTSFQNMEAGNVISQFIAPWFEGFSEGTLFTIERTAWWLHIVGILVFLNYLYFSKHLHILLAFPNVYYGKVVPKGKFNNLDAVTAEVKLMMDPDADPYAAPAETEEDEVPAKFGASDVMDLSQVQLLSAYTCTECGRCTSECPANLTGKKLSPRKIMMDTRDRLEEVGKNIDANNGEFKDDGKQLLGDYITNEELWACTTCNACVEACPVSIDPLSIIMDMRRYLVMEQSAAPMELNNMMTNIENNGAPWPYNQMDRLKWKDE
- a CDS encoding MlaD family protein, whose amino-acid sequence is MKISREIKTAILVLSGIALFIFLFTYLKGEDIFTSSNTFYTEFDYNGLTESSPVTIKGNKIGKIEEIKYDFDTGKTLVSFSVTPELNFSKNSIVRLYQTGLMGGSALAIIDAADGNMAQPGDYIKSEVKEGVISSLGEDFSGLSEGLGTTLKSADTLVNSLNTLVVDDSEDGLKKTIAELNTTLRSFQGVAFAANNLISKNDEKIASLLENFDKTAAELSILVKGLNEADLANTVKNLDEMILKFNQLASGLEAGEGSIGKLLKDESLYDNLENASKELELLLLDIKLHPARYRRILSKREIPYEEPTQEELNNN
- a CDS encoding N-acetylmuramoyl-L-alanine amidase family protein, with protein sequence MQTTQKPIIVLLILLFISTLTSYAPLSAQDDKFVVVLDAGHGGHDSGNIGNGHSEKNIALKVTLEVGKELAKNPDIKVIYTRKTDVFIELHERANIANKADADLFVSIHCNAHSSQASGTETFVLGEKNTGRNFDVAKRENEVIFLEDNYKENYEGFDPSSPESTIAIGIEQEVYVEQSIVLARKIEDNFISKAKRKSRGLKQASLLVIRNTYMPSVLVEVGFLTNKSEGSYLNTTAGQSKMATAIKTAILDYKKELDLNVGSHIIGATPEIKLDIEAEDPPRIIEGVTFKVQIAASSRDLEPKPYNFKGLSDITRDYTGKVYKYFSGKTSDYNEIIRLQEEARKAYSGAFIVAYKGDKRISMSEALNSDSD
- a CDS encoding putative LPS assembly protein LptD, which encodes MAFQKPSHTFTKIHLKGLRTNRIHILFTMSFIVFINTFSFAQELPKKKPSIPAEQQKDSTAAAVDSIVIDSIIKPPTNIKEIDSTKKDSTKQEGLLAGIVNYRASDYVALNQRKKEIYLYNEAEVLYQDMEIKAGVIVIDYSKNLVYAGRIKDSTGYSQHPVFKQGENVIEPDSIVFNTETKKALVFNSRTEQQGFKVYSPITKKENDSVYFMKNGKFTTAEDEEDPEYQFVTTKMKLVPNKKVIVGATYMEIYGVPTPIALPFAFFPMTKKQTSGIIFPSFGEDNDRGYNLQNGGYYFAISDYLDLAVLGDYYTNGSYGLRLENNYSLRYRYRGNVSFRYENLLRSERGFPDFSQSTIYNIRWSHSQDGKANPSSRFSASVNLGSSTYFQESINQLNQSNFLNNTLASSVSYSKTFSGEPEVNVSLTASHRQNTNTGDIDLTLPTFQMSMGRIYPFAPKTGTKKGAIHNINFQLNTRGEYSIQTNDSIFGKNEMFDDARTGMRHSIPLTTNFKVFDHFSVSTNANFEETWTVKTVKKLWNQTEQEEVEIDQNGFDRFLTYNVGASVGTTIYGMYNFEEKGEDKKIKAIRHVMRPSLSYSISPAFDQYYETYDVIDADGTTIDQVEYTRFENSLYGRPGNNYSSSVGISLGNNLEAKIRAKDSTETEPEKIFILNNLNFSTSYNIAADSLNWSPVRVSGGTQILNKKMSINFGMTLNPYALDSNNSVVNTYNINNGGSLFRLTSANINMSYTLSNDSFSGKESDEDKASSQESARSGGRTDDLFGKSQDFADKRLSDSDKNKDDKDENNEFYNYKMPWSLRLAYSANYGNTRRENQISSHSLMFSGDIDLSPRWSVGASSGYDFLNQGFTYTQLRFERDLLSWRMNFSWIPFSDRSSWNFFIGIKSSLLKDLKYDQRRRPDQQVGN
- a CDS encoding RidA family protein encodes the protein MKKIIHTTKAPAPIGPYNQAVLTGNTLYTSGQIALHPETMELVLDDIKTETKQVMENMKAVLEAADMTFENVIKTSIFISDMHNFKQINEVYGKYFNEATAPARETVEVANLPKFVNVEISMIAVK